In Sphaeramia orbicularis chromosome 15, fSphaOr1.1, whole genome shotgun sequence, a single genomic region encodes these proteins:
- the hs3st1l1 gene encoding heparan sulfate (glucosamine) 3-O-sulfotransferase 1-like1 → MAYFLAFAFFLVLQTYGAPPDFLQAEFGITMDPVDLDPGLSANVSSDFPTSPPPGTSKRAPHSIIIGVRKGGTRALLEMLDIHPEVAAAATEVHFFDWDENYAKGFEWYRELMPYSYPNQITVEKTPGYFTSALAPERICAMNSSIKLLLILRDPAERVVSDYTQVYFNRLENHKPVQAIENLLVRNGALNIRYKAIQRSLYDVHMRNWLRHFPLEQIHIVDGDALIRDPLPELQKVERFLNLPPRIVSSNFYFNQTKGFYCIRSDGRERCLHESKGRPHPAVNSTVLQQLRSYLQEHNRTFFRLVKRTFDWQ, encoded by the coding sequence ATGGCTTATTTCCTGGCATTTGCCTTTTTCCTGGTTCTCCAGACATACGGCGCCCCTCCTGACTTTCTCCAAGCGGAATTCGGGATAACAATGGATCCCGTTGACCTTGACCCTGGACTATCCGCCAACGTCTCTTCGGATTTTCCTACGTCTCCGCCGCCGGGGACTAGCAAAAGAGCACCGCACAGCATCATCATCGGAGTACGCAAAGGGGGCACGAGAGCGCTGTTGGAAATGCTAGATATACACCCTGAGGTCGCTGCCGCCGCCACCGAGGTGCACTTCTTCGACTGGGATGAGAATTACGCCAAGGGATTCGAGTGGTACCGTGAGCTGATGCCCTACTCTTACCCCAACCAGATCACAGTGGAGAAAACTCCCGGCTACTTTACATCCGCCCTCGCCCCTGAACGCATCTGTGCCATGAACTCATCCATAAAGCTGCTACTGATCTTGCGAGACCCAGCAGAGCGGGTCGTCTCCGATTACACCCAGGTGTACTTTAACCGGCTAGAAAACCACAAGCCGGTGCAGGCCATCGAGAACCTTCTTGTGCGTAACGGAGCCCTAAATATTCGCTATAAGGCCATTCAGAGGAGCCTCTACGACGTCCACATGCGCAATTGGCTGCGTCACTTCCCTCTGGAGCAGATACACATCGTAGACGGGGACGCTCTGATCCGTGACCCCCTGCCGGAGCTTCAGAAAGTGGAACGCTTCCTCAATTTGCCTCCCAGGATAGTATCCTCCAACTTCTACTTCAACCAGACCAAAGGCTTTTACTGTATCCGAAGTGACGGCCGGGAGCGTTGTCTGCACGAGTCTAAGGGACGTCCCCACCCGGCGGTCAACAGCACCGTCCTCCAGCAGCTCCGGTCCTACCTACAGGAACACAACAGAACCTTCTTCAGGCTGGTGAAGCGTACCTTTGACTGGCAATGA